In uncultured Desulfuromonas sp., the genomic stretch TTGGTGGATAAAAAGAAGCTGAAAAACTGCCCTTTCAGGCGTGCTTTGAGTTTATCGACAAGAGTTAACTGACCCACCAGGTTTTCCATGGCCATCCACTCGGCATCCACCTTGCCCACGTCAACACCACGCGTCCTGAGTTTTTCGATTAACAGGGCCGATGTCAACACGCGGGTTGTGCCGGTTTGTTCCAAAGCATGAGATAGGTAGCGTTCGCCGGTGGTCCAATTGAGCAACACCGGGCGCTTGCCACTGAACACCACCGCCAGCCAACACAGACAAGCTGCTAACGACGACGGCAACATAATGGCGATAGAGCCGTCTTCAATCTCACGCAACACCGGCTGCAGCGCCAACACACCGGTCAACAGTTGACGCCAGGTTTTCGCCCCGCCCTGCTGATCGGCAACAATCACTTGGTCCGGGTTGTTCTTGGCCTGATAAAGAATCAACTCAGTAAGATTATCTGCCTGACGAAACGCCAAGGTCTTATCCGAGCGCTGATCAAACCAGCCATCCGCCACCGGCTTGAGCGGCTCCGCAGCAAAACCAAGACCTTCGCCACGCGCGGCCAGCAGGCAATCGGACACCCGCTGCAAGGCATCAAGATTTTCGACATCAACGCTAAATTCCTCATTCAACCAGGTCAAAAATTCCATCACTGCCAAACTGTCAAGCCCCAGATCATAGGCCAGGGTCATGTCATCTTTAATCTTATGATGCCCACTGATCTCCTTGAGTTTTTCTTCCACCAGTTGCCGTGTGGCCGCTGGAATATGACTGGCATCGCTGGAAAACTGCGCTTGAGGCGGTGCAGGCAACTCACAGGTCTGATTGCCCTGCCAAAAATAATCGGGCACGGTAAAGGCCGGTTGCGTCACCTCATTGTAAAAGGTTTCCAGATACCCATTGATCTCCTGGCGGCTGCCTTGGCGGGGAAAATCCGTCTCTTCGATAAATTCGACGGTCACGGTGCGCTTGGGCATGAACACCAGACCATTGACCAGCAGTTTCGGCAACATGGTCAACAGCGTTTTAAAGAAGTGGGGTTTATCGCCGTGGGCACGGCTGAACCGGCTGCCCCATAATCCCGAGGTACGCACCAGTACCACCCGTGCTTCAGGCACGGCTTTGACCAGACGATCGACGGCACTACTGCCACGCAACTCCTCATTGGGACCACGATAGATCCGGCCAGCCGGATACACCAGCAAATGCTCGCCCTGCTCCAGGCTGCGCTCCATCAACTGCAGCGCCTCGGCAACATCACCACGCTCGCCCTGATTGCTCTGCTGACTCAGGTCGGGAATCAACAACGCCTGCATTTTATTAAGAAGAAATCCGGTCACCGGATGATCTGCCTGAGCCCGGTCTGCCAATGGGCGTACGGTAAAATGTTGCTGCAACGCCACGTTGACAATCAGTGGGTCGACCAATGCCGGATGGTTGGGCAAAAACAACATCCCCACCTTGCCGTCACGACGGATTTTATCAAGACCTTTTATGTCAATGCGATAGCGCAAGCGCAACAGGGTGCGCAAGATAAACAGGAAAAATGATCTAAACACGCCATGCCTCCTTGGTGAGCAATTGAAAAAACACCACGGCCATTGTCAAAGTTAACATACCACACACTACCATGCCCCA encodes the following:
- a CDS encoding AMP-binding protein, with amino-acid sequence MFRSFFLFILRTLLRLRYRIDIKGLDKIRRDGKVGMLFLPNHPALVDPLIVNVALQQHFTVRPLADRAQADHPVTGFLLNKMQALLIPDLSQQSNQGERGDVAEALQLMERSLEQGEHLLVYPAGRIYRGPNEELRGSSAVDRLVKAVPEARVVLVRTSGLWGSRFSRAHGDKPHFFKTLLTMLPKLLVNGLVFMPKRTVTVEFIEETDFPRQGSRQEINGYLETFYNEVTQPAFTVPDYFWQGNQTCELPAPPQAQFSSDASHIPAATRQLVEEKLKEISGHHKIKDDMTLAYDLGLDSLAVMEFLTWLNEEFSVDVENLDALQRVSDCLLAARGEGLGFAAEPLKPVADGWFDQRSDKTLAFRQADNLTELILYQAKNNPDQVIVADQQGGAKTWRQLLTGVLALQPVLREIEDGSIAIMLPSSLAACLCWLAVVFSGKRPVLLNWTTGERYLSHALEQTGTTRVLTSALLIEKLRTRGVDVGKVDAEWMAMENLVGQLTLVDKLKARLKGQFFSFFLSTKEIHDTAAVLFTSGSEALPKSVPLSHRNILTNMDDMTQVIPLKESDRLLGMLPPFHSLGLSGTIVMPLCLGLRTAYYPNPTDGAILAQHVEAYRCSVVVGTPTFLAAIAGSAHENQLQSLRLIFTGAEKCPESTYQLLAERCPQATVCEGYGVTECSPLVSVNAPNNPVPGTIGQVMPSMDYQLVHPETMQPLPEDQAGILVVRGPNVFNGYLEKSVKSPFIVLDGKAWYNTGDLVRRNEQGGLTFCGRLKRFVKLGGEMISLPAIEETIGAAPELQNVAVDGDGPLIAVEAINPDTHAELVLFSRVPLEREQVNQVIRDAGLSPLHNIRQIRMVDEIPVLGTGKTNYRALREMLAE